The following DNA comes from Kitasatospora sp. NBC_01287.
CACCTGGAGTACGCCGACGTCGGGGACGGCGTCGAACTGCGCGAAGGGGCGCGGCTGGCCCGCAGCTCCTGCGGTGACGCCTCGGTGATAGGGCCGTACGCCGAGGTGAGCGACACCTATGTGGGGCCGATGGTGGAGATCCAGTCGGACCGGGAGAACCCGGTCCGACTGGAGAGTTTCTCGGCCATCGGCGACGGCGCCCAGCTCTGGCCGGGCTGCCGGTTGTCCGGGGTCAGCGTCTATCCGCGACTCAGAGTGCCGGCCATCGCCAACCTTCCCGCGGGCACCAGCCTGACCAGCTCGGACGACATCCTGCGCTGGGTCTGACGGACACGCCCGATCGGCGCGAGCAGTACGGATCAGCACCGTTCGGCACGAGCAGCACGAGCAGCACGGATCAGCACCGTTCAGCACCGTTCAGCGCGAGCAGCACCGTTCAGCACGGCCCAGCAGAGGAGGAAGCATGGACAACCCGGTGGTGGTGGTCGGCGGCGCGGGGCGCGTCGGCCGGATCATCGTGCAGCGACTCCTGGAGCGCCAGGAGGACGTGCGCGTGGTCGGCCGCAGCGCTCCCCCCGCCCACCGCGGGCCGGCGCCCGAGGCCGTGTTCAGCCAGGGCGACGTGCGGGACCCGCGGACCCTGGCGGCGCCGCTGGCCGGCTGCTCGGCGCTGGTCTACTGCGTCGAGCCGGGCACCGACGACCTCGGCCCCGACCGGCCGGAGACCACGGTGTACCAGGGGGTGCGGCACGCGATCGCGGCGGCCGCGGCGGGCGGCAACCGGCCGCACGTGGTGCTGATCAGCCAGCTGCAC
Coding sequences within:
- a CDS encoding NAD(P)H-binding protein: MDNPVVVVGGAGRVGRIIVQRLLERQEDVRVVGRSAPPAHRGPAPEAVFSQGDVRDPRTLAAPLAGCSALVYCVEPGTDDLGPDRPETTVYQGVRHAIAAAAAGGNRPHVVLISQLHATHQGHPLNAYGRLLVWRHAGEDALRDSGLPYTVVRPGWLIDDHGAGRRVRLEQGDRGAGQVARVDVAEACVQALYTPAARGVTFEIFNEPGVPFQSWSEAFGSLVWDRTPVA